A region from the Pogoniulus pusillus isolate bPogPus1 chromosome 13, bPogPus1.pri, whole genome shotgun sequence genome encodes:
- the ROGDI gene encoding protein rogdi homolog produces the protein MAAAMTSAAERAVLEEEFKWLLQEEVHVVLKQLQDILKEASLRFALPTSGSGGSIKQENFVLSTSGTDQVKGVLTLQGDALCQADVNLKMPKSNQLLHFAFREDKQWKLQQIQDARNHVNKAICLLMNRDVNYQFKTGSEVLKLMDAVMLQLSRARNRLTTPAALTLPEIASGGLTKMFTPALPPDVLVNFYINVNKLCLTVYQLHVLQPSTTKNFKPAGGSILHNPGAMFEFGSQRYEVSHVHKVECVVPWLNDALVFFTVSLQLCQQLKDKISVFSSYWNYRPY, from the exons ATGGCGGCGGCGATGACGAGCGCGGCGGAGCGGGCGGTGCTG GAGGAAGAATTTAAATGGCTTTTACAAGAAGAGGTCCATGTTGTTTTGAAGCAGCTGCAAGACATTTTGAAG GAAGCCTCTCTCCGCTTCGCCCTGCCCACTAGTGGCTCAGGAGGATCCATCAAGCAAGAGAACTTTGTGCTGAGCACATCAGG CACAGACCAGGTGAAAGGTGTGCTGACGCTGCAGGGAGACGCCCTGTGTCAAGCT GATGTTAATCTGAAAATGCCCAAAAGTAACCAGCTCCTGCACTTTGCGTTTCGGGAGGACAAGCAGTGGAAGTTGCAGCAG ATCCAGGATGCCAGAAACCATGTTAACAAGGCCATTTGCCTGCTTATGAACAGAGACGTCAACTACCAGTTCAAAACGGGTTCAGAGGTTCTCAAG CTCATGGATGCTGTGATGTTGCAGCTCTCAAGGGCCCGAAACCGGCTCACCACTCCGGCCGCGCTGACTCTGCCCGAGATTGCCTCCGGTGGCCTCACG AAAATGTtcacccctgctctgcctccagacGTCCTTGTGAACTTCTACATCAACGTGAACAAGCTGTGCCTGACTGTCTACCAGCTCCacgtgctgcagcccagcacaaccAAG AACTTCAAGCCTGCTGGAGGGTCCATCTTACACAACCCTGGAGCTATGTT TGAGTTTGGCAGCCAGCGGTATGAAGTCAGCCATGTCCACAAGGTGGAATGTGTTGTCCCGTGGTTAAATGATGCCCTTGTCTTCTTCACAGTTTCACTGCAGCTTTGCCAGCAACTGAAGGACAAG ATCTCTGTCTTCTCCAGTTACTGGAACTACAGACCATACTAA
- the NMRAL1 gene encoding nmrA-like family domain-containing protein 1: MAAKKLIVVFGATGAQGGSVAQALLEDGTFRVRAVTRSPMKEEAKALKQKGAEVVKADQDDIPSLELALAGAYGAFILTNFWEHCSKEKEITQGKCLADLSKRLGLHHVVYSGLENVKQLTGGKLEVPHFDGKGEVQEYFQKIGVPTTTIRLPFYFENFLSFFKPQKAAQGDTFVLALPTGDVPMDGMSVKDLGPIVLSLLKAPEQYVGQVIGLSTGKLTAAQYAAVLSQHTGKTVEASKVSPEEYASPDCPGSNELSAMFRFYALKPDRNVALTMKLNPKARTFSQWVVDNKAAL; encoded by the exons ATGGCTGCCAAAAAACTGATCGTGGTGTTCGGGGCAACCG GAGCTCAGGGGGGCTCCGTGGCCCAGGCCCTGCTGGAAGATGGGACCTTCAGGGTCCGGGCAGTAACGAGGAGCCCCATGAAGGAGGAGGCCAAGGCGCTGAAGCAGAAGGGAgcggaggtggtgaaggcagaTCAGGATGACATCCCATCGCTGGAGCTGGCCTTGGCAGGTGCTTATGGAGCCTTCATTCTAACCAACTtctgggagcactgcagcaaagagaaggaaatcaCACAG GGGAAGTGTCTTGCCGACCTGTCAAAGCGCCTGGGTCTGCACCATGTTGTGTACAGCGGCCTGGAGAACGTGAAGCAGCTGAcagggggcaagctggaggtgCCCCACTTTGATGGCAAAGGTGAGGTGCAGGAATACTTCCAGAAGATTGGCGTTCCCACCACGACCATCCGACTGCCCTTCTACTTTGAGAACTTCCTCTCATTCTTCAAGCCGcagaaggctgctcagggagatacTTTTGTCCTAG CACTGCCCACGGGGGACGTCCCCATGGATGGGATGTCGGTGAAGGACCTTGGGCCCATTGTGCTTTCCCTGCTGAAGGCCCCAGAGCAGTACGTAGGCCAGGTGATCGGGCTGAGCACCGGCAAGCTCACCGCGGCACAGTACGCCGcagtcctctcccagcacacGGGCAAGACGGTGGAAGCCAGCAAG GTGTCACCAGAGGAGTATGCAAGCCCtgactgcccagggagcaaTGAGCTGAGCGCCATGTTCCGCTTCTATGCTCTGAAGCCAGACCGCAACGTGGCCCTGACCATGAAACTCAACCCCAAGGCCCGCACCTTCTCCCAGTGGGTGGTGGACAACAAGGCTGCCCTCTGa